Proteins from a single region of Hordeum vulgare subsp. vulgare chromosome 6H, MorexV3_pseudomolecules_assembly, whole genome shotgun sequence:
- the LOC123403340 gene encoding 3-dehydrosphinganine reductase TSC10A-like — MAAALLLLLLLLVPPVGLLAALAFLTRPRAARIPLKGRHVFITGGSSGIGLALATAAAREGARVSILARNAARLEDARAAIRLATGLDVGVHQADVRDAVAVARALDDAGPVDVLVCNHGVFVPQELEKQDMEEVKWMVDINLMGTFHLIKAALPAMKARTRETSLPASIAIMSSQAGQVGVYGYTAYSASKFALTGLAESLQHEVISDDIHVSLIFPPDTETPGLVEEKKKRPELTTIIADSSGGMKADDVAKKALNGIKSGRFIIPCNFEGAMLAIATSGLTPQSSPLIAFVEVIGAGLMRFVALCFQWNWFSTIENWYAKNKKHG, encoded by the exons ATGGCCgcggcactcctcctcctcctgctcctgctgGTGCCGCCCGTCGGCCTCCTCGCCGCGCTCGCCTTCCTGACCCGGCCCCGGGCCGCGCGAATCCCGCTCAAGGGCCGCCACGTCTTCATCACCGGCGGATCAAGCGGCATAGGGCTCGCCCTCGCCACGGCCGCTGCGCGGGAGGGCGCGCGGGTCTCCATCCTCGCCCGCAACGCCGCCCGCCTCGAGGACGCGCGCGCCGCCATCAGGCTTGCCACGGGACTGGACGTCGGGGTCCACCAGGCCGACGTGCGGGATGCCGTCGCCGTTGCACGCGCACTCGACGATGCCGGGCCAGTCGACGTGCTCGTCTGCAACCACGGCGTGTTCGTGCCGCAGGAGCTGGAGAAGCAGGACATGGAGGAGGTCAAGTGGATGGTGGACATCAACCTCATGGGGACCTTCCACCTCATCAAGGCCGCGCTCCCTGCCATGAAGGCACGCACCCGCGAGACCAGTCTCCCGGCGTCCATTGCCATTATGTCGTCGCAGGCTGGTCAG GTTGGTGTTTATGGGTATACTGCCTACTCCGCGAGCAAGTTTGCACTAACTGGACTTGCAGAGTCGCTGCAGCATGAGGTCATTTCAGACGATATTCATGTGTCGTTGATCTTCCCTCCTGACACAGAGACACCGGGTCTTGTTGAGG AGAAGAAAAAGAGGCCAGAGCTTACCACTATCATAGCAGATTCATCAGGAGGAATGAAGGCTGATGATGTTGCCAAGAAGGCTCTAAACGGCATCAAATCTGGGAGGTTTATTATCCCCTGCAATTTTGAGGGAGCAATGTTAGCTATAGCCACTTCTGGTCTAACGCCCCAGAGTTCTCCGTTAATTGCATTCGTGGAGGTGATCGGTGCTGGACTGATGCGATTTGTAGCACTATGTTTCCAGTGGAATTGGTTCTCTACAATTGAGAACTGGTACGCCAAGAACAAGAAACATGGGTGA